In Belonocnema kinseyi isolate 2016_QV_RU_SX_M_011 chromosome 4, B_treatae_v1, whole genome shotgun sequence, a single window of DNA contains:
- the LOC117171807 gene encoding peptidyl-prolyl cis-trans isomerase-like isoform X2, with translation MDLKLYRKHRENVVYVQPRIDNKPPKFSLDVYYNEDKLKEIATRVKLLDDKNMDLLKKLNIVRRSSVCILKNPKTDSWNKLVPIYEDKLKDRLKDHKHILEVNKEMLIRIKQVDSKYSRAKILKDWEKNKALLEKKYPNPLRETDGTQFSIIKEPSKIEDPKLRTKCFFDVQVLETKQNLGRIVFELYSDYVPRTCANFEELCRGTNGHSYKGTEFYRILSGYWCQGGDVTKINGTGGSSIYGDNFEDENFTLKHAGRGVISMWRDGKNTNNSKFNITFRKLETIDGKRVVFGKIVRGLKNLSQIEEHGTESGQVLKRVIVANCGILKNNNEN, from the exons atggatttaaaactATACAGGAAACATCGAGAGAATGTTGTTTATGTGCAGCCACGAATTGACAATAAACCACCAAAATTCTCCCTTGATGTTTATTACAATGAAGACAAATTGAAAGAAATCGCAACTCGAGTTAAACTTTTAGATGATAAAAACATGgaccttttaaaaaaactaaatatagtTCGTCGTTCGTCAGTTTGTattctgaaaaat CCAAAAACAGACTCATGGAATAAATTGGTCCCAATATATGAAGATAAATTGAAAGATAGATTAAAAGATCACAAACACATTTTAGAAGTCAATAAAGAAATGTTGATcagaattaaacaagttgattCTAAATATTCTAgagcaaagattttaaaggactgGGAAAAGAACAAAGCCCTTTTGGAAAAAAA ataCCCAAATCCCTTGAGGGAAACAGATGGaacacaattttcaataataaaagaacCATCGAAAATTGAAGATCCCAAACTTCGAACAAAGTGCTTCTTTGATGTTCAAGTCCTAGAAACCAAACAAAACTTGGGCAGAATCGTTTTTGAACTTTATTCCGATTATGTTCCTCGAACGTGCGCCAACTTCGAAGAATTGTGTCGAGGCACAAATGGCCATTCCTACAA GGGAAcagaattttatcgaattctttctGGTTATTGGTGTCAAGGAGGAgacgttacaaaaataaatggaaCTGGGGGTTCATCGATTTATGGTGACAATTTTGaggatgaaaattttactttaaaacacgCTGGTCGAGGGGTCATTTCCATGTGGAGAGATggaaaaaatacgaataattctaaatttaatataaCTTTCCGAAAACTTGAAACTATAGATGGGAAGAGagttgtttttggaaaaattgttcGCGGATTAAAAAATCTGTCGCAa attgagGAGCATGGAACAGAAAGTGGTCAAGTTTTGAAACGTGTTATCGTTGCAAATTGTGGAATTCTTAAAAACAACaatgaaaattga
- the LOC117171807 gene encoding peptidyl-prolyl cis-trans isomerase-like isoform X3, which yields MDLKLYRKHRENVVYVQPRIDNKPPKFSLDVYYNEDKLKEIATRVKLLDDKNMDLLKKLNIVRRSSPKTDSWNKLVPIYEDKLKDRLKDHKHILEVNKEMLIRIKQVDSKYSRAKILKDWEKNKALLEKKSKYPNPLRETDGTQFSIIKEPSKIEDPKLRTKCFFDVQVLETKQNLGRIVFELYSDYVPRTCANFEELCRGTNGHSYKGTEFYRILSGYWCQGGDVTKINGTGGSSIYGDNFEDENFTLKHAGRGVISMWRDGKNTNNSKFNITFRKLETIDGKRVVFGKIVRGLKNLSQIEEHGTESGQVLKRVIVANCGILKNNNEN from the exons atggatttaaaactATACAGGAAACATCGAGAGAATGTTGTTTATGTGCAGCCACGAATTGACAATAAACCACCAAAATTCTCCCTTGATGTTTATTACAATGAAGACAAATTGAAAGAAATCGCAACTCGAGTTAAACTTTTAGATGATAAAAACATGgaccttttaaaaaaactaaatatagtTCGTCGTTCGTCA CCAAAAACAGACTCATGGAATAAATTGGTCCCAATATATGAAGATAAATTGAAAGATAGATTAAAAGATCACAAACACATTTTAGAAGTCAATAAAGAAATGTTGATcagaattaaacaagttgattCTAAATATTCTAgagcaaagattttaaaggactgGGAAAAGAACAAAGCCCTTTTGGAAAAAAAGTCCAA ataCCCAAATCCCTTGAGGGAAACAGATGGaacacaattttcaataataaaagaacCATCGAAAATTGAAGATCCCAAACTTCGAACAAAGTGCTTCTTTGATGTTCAAGTCCTAGAAACCAAACAAAACTTGGGCAGAATCGTTTTTGAACTTTATTCCGATTATGTTCCTCGAACGTGCGCCAACTTCGAAGAATTGTGTCGAGGCACAAATGGCCATTCCTACAA GGGAAcagaattttatcgaattctttctGGTTATTGGTGTCAAGGAGGAgacgttacaaaaataaatggaaCTGGGGGTTCATCGATTTATGGTGACAATTTTGaggatgaaaattttactttaaaacacgCTGGTCGAGGGGTCATTTCCATGTGGAGAGATggaaaaaatacgaataattctaaatttaatataaCTTTCCGAAAACTTGAAACTATAGATGGGAAGAGagttgtttttggaaaaattgttcGCGGATTAAAAAATCTGTCGCAa attgagGAGCATGGAACAGAAAGTGGTCAAGTTTTGAAACGTGTTATCGTTGCAAATTGTGGAATTCTTAAAAACAACaatgaaaattga
- the LOC117171807 gene encoding peptidyl-prolyl cis-trans isomerase-like isoform X1 yields the protein MDLKLYRKHRENVVYVQPRIDNKPPKFSLDVYYNEDKLKEIATRVKLLDDKNMDLLKKLNIVRRSSVCILKNPKTDSWNKLVPIYEDKLKDRLKDHKHILEVNKEMLIRIKQVDSKYSRAKILKDWEKNKALLEKKSKYPNPLRETDGTQFSIIKEPSKIEDPKLRTKCFFDVQVLETKQNLGRIVFELYSDYVPRTCANFEELCRGTNGHSYKGTEFYRILSGYWCQGGDVTKINGTGGSSIYGDNFEDENFTLKHAGRGVISMWRDGKNTNNSKFNITFRKLETIDGKRVVFGKIVRGLKNLSQIEEHGTESGQVLKRVIVANCGILKNNNEN from the exons atggatttaaaactATACAGGAAACATCGAGAGAATGTTGTTTATGTGCAGCCACGAATTGACAATAAACCACCAAAATTCTCCCTTGATGTTTATTACAATGAAGACAAATTGAAAGAAATCGCAACTCGAGTTAAACTTTTAGATGATAAAAACATGgaccttttaaaaaaactaaatatagtTCGTCGTTCGTCAGTTTGTattctgaaaaat CCAAAAACAGACTCATGGAATAAATTGGTCCCAATATATGAAGATAAATTGAAAGATAGATTAAAAGATCACAAACACATTTTAGAAGTCAATAAAGAAATGTTGATcagaattaaacaagttgattCTAAATATTCTAgagcaaagattttaaaggactgGGAAAAGAACAAAGCCCTTTTGGAAAAAAAGTCCAA ataCCCAAATCCCTTGAGGGAAACAGATGGaacacaattttcaataataaaagaacCATCGAAAATTGAAGATCCCAAACTTCGAACAAAGTGCTTCTTTGATGTTCAAGTCCTAGAAACCAAACAAAACTTGGGCAGAATCGTTTTTGAACTTTATTCCGATTATGTTCCTCGAACGTGCGCCAACTTCGAAGAATTGTGTCGAGGCACAAATGGCCATTCCTACAA GGGAAcagaattttatcgaattctttctGGTTATTGGTGTCAAGGAGGAgacgttacaaaaataaatggaaCTGGGGGTTCATCGATTTATGGTGACAATTTTGaggatgaaaattttactttaaaacacgCTGGTCGAGGGGTCATTTCCATGTGGAGAGATggaaaaaatacgaataattctaaatttaatataaCTTTCCGAAAACTTGAAACTATAGATGGGAAGAGagttgtttttggaaaaattgttcGCGGATTAAAAAATCTGTCGCAa attgagGAGCATGGAACAGAAAGTGGTCAAGTTTTGAAACGTGTTATCGTTGCAAATTGTGGAATTCTTAAAAACAACaatgaaaattga
- the LOC117171807 gene encoding peptidyl-prolyl cis-trans isomerase CYP20-3, chloroplastic-like isoform X4, producing MDLKLYRKHRENVVYVQPRIDNKPPKFSLDVYYNEDKLKEIATRVKLLDDKNMDLLKKLNIVRRSSVCILKNPKTDSWNKLVPIYEDKLKDRLKDHKHILEVNKEMLIRIKQVDSKYSRAKILKDWEKNKALLEKKSKYPNPLRETDGTQFSIIKEPSKIEDPKLRTKCFFDVQVLETKQNLGRIVFELYSDYVPRTCANFEELCRGTNGHSYKGTEFYRILSGYWCQGGDVTKINGTGGSSIYGDNFEDENFTLKHAGRGVISMWRDGKNTNNSKFNITFRKLETIDGKRVVFGKIVRGLKNLSLRSMEQKVVKF from the exons atggatttaaaactATACAGGAAACATCGAGAGAATGTTGTTTATGTGCAGCCACGAATTGACAATAAACCACCAAAATTCTCCCTTGATGTTTATTACAATGAAGACAAATTGAAAGAAATCGCAACTCGAGTTAAACTTTTAGATGATAAAAACATGgaccttttaaaaaaactaaatatagtTCGTCGTTCGTCAGTTTGTattctgaaaaat CCAAAAACAGACTCATGGAATAAATTGGTCCCAATATATGAAGATAAATTGAAAGATAGATTAAAAGATCACAAACACATTTTAGAAGTCAATAAAGAAATGTTGATcagaattaaacaagttgattCTAAATATTCTAgagcaaagattttaaaggactgGGAAAAGAACAAAGCCCTTTTGGAAAAAAAGTCCAA ataCCCAAATCCCTTGAGGGAAACAGATGGaacacaattttcaataataaaagaacCATCGAAAATTGAAGATCCCAAACTTCGAACAAAGTGCTTCTTTGATGTTCAAGTCCTAGAAACCAAACAAAACTTGGGCAGAATCGTTTTTGAACTTTATTCCGATTATGTTCCTCGAACGTGCGCCAACTTCGAAGAATTGTGTCGAGGCACAAATGGCCATTCCTACAA GGGAAcagaattttatcgaattctttctGGTTATTGGTGTCAAGGAGGAgacgttacaaaaataaatggaaCTGGGGGTTCATCGATTTATGGTGACAATTTTGaggatgaaaattttactttaaaacacgCTGGTCGAGGGGTCATTTCCATGTGGAGAGATggaaaaaatacgaataattctaaatttaatataaCTTTCCGAAAACTTGAAACTATAGATGGGAAGAGagttgtttttggaaaaattgttcGCGGATTAAAAAATCTGTC attgagGAGCATGGAACAGAAAGTGGTCAAGTTTTGA